One window of Mediterraneibacter gnavus ATCC 29149 genomic DNA carries:
- the yqfC gene encoding sporulation protein YqfC: MKREAEKEKLRERFAAAANMPKDVVLGASVVTVIGNGEISIENYRGILEYTGELIRVQTKKGQIQVHGKGLQIEYYLNDEMKITGKIHTLEYEM, encoded by the coding sequence ATGAAAAGAGAAGCAGAAAAAGAAAAGTTAAGAGAACGGTTTGCGGCGGCTGCAAATATGCCAAAGGATGTGGTGTTAGGGGCATCTGTCGTGACTGTGATCGGAAACGGGGAAATCAGTATTGAAAATTACCGCGGAATTTTAGAATATACAGGAGAGCTGATCCGGGTACAGACGAAAAAAGGGCAGATCCAGGTACACGGAAAGGGACTGCAGATTGAGTACTATCTGAATGATGAGATGAAAATAACAGGGAAGATCCATACCCTTGAATATGAAATGTGA
- a CDS encoding GNAT family N-acetyltransferase — translation MIRFATEEDAQALLAIYAYYIDTEITFEYELPTEAEFRKRIRTVLEEYPYLIYEDAGNILGYAYAHRHLERAAYQWNVELTVYLHPDAVSRGIGRRLYEELLRILTEQGICNAYSLITRPNEKSEKLHEAMGFTLMGVLKNTGYKNGKWRDVSWYEKQLNPYPEHPVPFRKIDELYRKEENFG, via the coding sequence ATGATACGTTTTGCAACAGAAGAGGATGCACAGGCATTGCTTGCGATTTATGCATATTATATTGATACAGAAATCACATTTGAGTATGAATTACCGACAGAGGCTGAATTTCGGAAAAGGATTCGGACTGTCTTGGAAGAATATCCATATCTCATTTATGAAGATGCGGGAAATATCCTTGGATATGCCTATGCGCACCGCCATTTGGAACGGGCTGCATATCAGTGGAATGTGGAGCTGACCGTGTATCTGCATCCGGATGCTGTTTCCAGAGGGATCGGGAGAAGATTGTATGAAGAGTTGCTTCGGATTCTTACAGAGCAGGGAATCTGCAATGCATACAGTCTGATCACCCGTCCCAATGAAAAAAGTGAAAAGCTGCATGAAGCGATGGGATTTACCCTGATGGGAGTTTTGAAAAATACAGGCTATAAAAACGGCAAATGGCGGGATGTCAGCTGGTATGAAAAGCAGTTAAACCCATATCCGGAACATCCGGTTCCATTTCGAAAAATTGATGAATTATATAGAAAAGAAGAAAATTTTGGATGA
- a CDS encoding PqqD family protein: MSKKKKISNQNYMDFIVVKNPEIEYETNDKGQVTVMIEWRGFYHRIAQRFFKRPKVSAIKLDDYGSFLWQSINDQKTVHQLSLDLQSQFPKMEKPLARLIRFLEILKDHHLIELKEVY, from the coding sequence ATGTCAAAGAAAAAGAAGATTTCAAATCAGAATTATATGGATTTTATTGTCGTCAAAAATCCTGAGATCGAGTATGAAACAAACGACAAAGGTCAGGTTACGGTCATGATCGAATGGAGAGGATTTTATCACCGGATCGCACAGCGCTTTTTCAAACGTCCAAAGGTAAGCGCGATCAAGCTGGATGACTACGGCAGCTTTCTCTGGCAGTCAATCAATGATCAGAAAACCGTACATCAGCTCTCACTGGATCTGCAGTCACAGTTTCCAAAAATGGAAAAACCACTTGCCCGTCTGATCCGGTTTCTGGAGATTTTAAAGGATCATCATCTGATCGAGCTAAAGGAGGTTTATTGA
- a CDS encoding HAD family hydrolase — translation MKAMILDVDGTLWDTTGVVAEAWMQAASELMIPLDTPITADRLKQEFGKPMDEIAANLFPTLSESQRALVMESCCEYEEFYLENAREPLLFDGVKETILTLSQNYAVCIVSNCQKGYIELFLKKTGLENAITDFECFGNTRLSKGENIRLLMERAQITDAVYVGDTKGDADACTFAGIPFIFAEYGFGSPTHYAHKITRFPELLEYPF, via the coding sequence ATGAAAGCAATGATACTTGACGTAGACGGAACACTCTGGGACACAACCGGTGTTGTAGCCGAAGCATGGATGCAGGCTGCCAGTGAGCTGATGATCCCTCTGGATACTCCCATTACCGCGGACCGTCTGAAACAGGAATTCGGAAAGCCGATGGATGAGATCGCCGCAAACCTCTTTCCGACTCTGTCAGAATCTCAGCGCGCTCTTGTGATGGAGTCCTGCTGTGAATACGAAGAATTTTATCTGGAAAATGCCAGAGAACCGCTTCTGTTCGACGGCGTGAAAGAGACCATCTTAACACTGTCACAGAATTATGCTGTCTGCATTGTCTCCAACTGTCAGAAAGGATATATTGAACTCTTTCTGAAAAAGACCGGACTGGAGAACGCCATCACCGACTTTGAATGTTTCGGAAATACCAGACTTTCCAAAGGCGAAAACATTCGTCTTCTGATGGAACGCGCTCAGATCACAGATGCTGTTTATGTGGGGGATACGAAGGGGGATGCCGATGCCTGCACCTTTGCCGGAATTCCGTTTATTTTTGCAGAATACGGATTCGGTTCTCCCACTCATTATGCTCACAAAATCACGCGTTTTCCAGAATTACTGGAATATCCCTTTTAA
- a CDS encoding MutS-related protein: protein MNEDLVLAITMLIILAVVVLFIQISQQIKVKRIQKMKIQRRFGEIPDMEEILPIERISVYHKHQGREDVDQVTWSDLSMDQVFQRIDQCDSAAGEAVLYNMLHCTDNGQAQWKELLKYYEEEAETRKKAEAILISLGKREGLYYLPEYVDTLQASHVGSVFFYRLLQILLLGSVVGGLWNVQILPLAGVMAIVNIAVYIMTRMKYEQQMSMMELIVLVIDTGKQLTKEKCAGLVQKELEEKLKELGKLDKLIGKMSAMRRNSYSSDQGVFLDYLFGITLWQLISYEKSVKWLENKRESYLQLFEEIGRLDAAISIASFRKSLPFYTEPEFHSERSVHMEEMYHPLIEEPVSNSMDWSRNCIITGSNASGKSTWIKAVAINLILAQTICTCTAKRFQMHPGQIMTSMAVRDDIMKGESYFLKEMKYLRRMLESFSEEKLTICIIDEILKGTNTKERIAASKAILDYMQRQNCLVMVASHDYELTVLLEGTYENYHFTERIGEDDIYFDYRLYPGAVTSGNAIKLLKFMKFPEEIVTEAKQQVTIEL from the coding sequence ATGAATGAGGATCTCGTTCTTGCGATTACAATGTTGATTATTTTGGCGGTTGTAGTGCTGTTTATCCAGATTTCACAGCAGATCAAGGTGAAACGGATTCAAAAAATGAAGATCCAGAGGCGGTTTGGAGAGATTCCTGATATGGAGGAAATACTTCCGATCGAGAGGATCAGTGTCTATCATAAACACCAGGGAAGGGAAGATGTGGATCAGGTAACCTGGTCGGATCTTTCTATGGATCAGGTATTTCAGCGGATTGATCAGTGTGACAGTGCAGCAGGAGAGGCTGTACTTTACAACATGCTGCACTGTACAGATAACGGGCAGGCGCAGTGGAAAGAATTGCTGAAGTACTATGAGGAGGAGGCGGAAACGCGTAAAAAAGCAGAAGCAATCCTGATTTCCCTTGGGAAAAGAGAAGGGCTGTATTATCTTCCGGAATACGTGGATACACTTCAGGCAAGTCACGTGGGCTCTGTGTTCTTTTATCGCCTGCTTCAGATCCTCCTTCTGGGAAGTGTTGTGGGCGGACTGTGGAATGTTCAGATCCTGCCGCTGGCAGGCGTGATGGCAATTGTCAATATTGCGGTTTATATTATGACGCGGATGAAATATGAGCAGCAGATGAGCATGATGGAATTGATCGTACTTGTGATTGATACCGGAAAGCAGCTTACAAAAGAAAAATGTGCCGGCCTTGTACAGAAAGAACTGGAAGAGAAGTTAAAAGAACTGGGAAAACTGGATAAGCTGATCGGAAAGATGTCTGCTATGAGGCGAAACAGCTATTCCAGCGATCAGGGGGTGTTTCTGGATTACCTGTTCGGGATTACACTCTGGCAGCTTATATCTTATGAAAAGAGTGTGAAATGGCTGGAGAACAAACGAGAGAGTTATCTGCAGCTGTTTGAAGAGATCGGGCGCCTGGATGCGGCAATCAGTATTGCATCTTTTCGGAAAAGTCTTCCGTTTTATACTGAGCCGGAGTTTCATTCTGAAAGATCTGTACACATGGAAGAGATGTATCATCCTCTGATCGAAGAACCGGTGAGCAATTCCATGGACTGGAGTCGAAACTGTATTATCACAGGCAGCAATGCATCCGGAAAATCGACATGGATTAAGGCAGTGGCGATCAATCTCATTCTTGCCCAGACAATCTGTACCTGCACGGCAAAGCGGTTTCAGATGCATCCGGGACAGATTATGACTTCCATGGCAGTGAGGGATGACATCATGAAGGGGGAGAGTTATTTTCTGAAAGAAATGAAATATCTCAGAAGAATGCTGGAGAGCTTTTCAGAAGAGAAGCTGACGATCTGCATTATTGATGAGATCCTGAAAGGAACTAACACGAAAGAGCGAATTGCGGCATCCAAAGCGATTCTGGATTATATGCAGAGACAGAATTGTCTTGTGATGGTTGCGTCCCATGATTATGAATTGACAGTATTGCTGGAAGGTACTTATGAAAACTATCATTTTACAGAGCGGATCGGAGAGGATGATATTTATTTTGATTACAGGCTGTATCCGGGAGCTGTGACATCCGGCAATGCAATCAAGCTGTTGAAATTCATGAAATTCCCGGAAGAGATTGTGACAGAAGCAAAGCAACAGGTTACAATAGAATTGTAA
- a CDS encoding sporulation protein YqfD has product MQRILRFLRGYVKIRIKGYSPERFLNLCSHHQIDIWGLQPCKNSYEMYVKLKDFRKIRPIVRKTRTKVVLVERFGMPFFLTRCQSRTWFLAGAVLCILLLMFYTSFIWDIHFEGNEKWTDEVLLQFLEQEKITPAMPKGKVDCADIVRKIRQKYDDIVWVSASIDGSRLKIQIKENEDTFQEVQKEEKPCDLIAEQDGVITKMVTRSGVPMVHVGDQVKKGDILVSGRIEVCNDAKEVVEYQYEQADADIRADTQTEYEDEISTYYEEKRYQNQKRMQVFVEFKNWECHLGSVKNSFPKSEQYVMKRQVTLGENFHLPLFYGVKVAKSYQIKEKRYTNEEIQKKLSENFKQFSKELKEKGIQIQGNSVKIHIGKKSAVAKGSLYLNEDIAKKADTEILEIERNKKDESFRTDD; this is encoded by the coding sequence ATGCAGAGAATCCTGCGTTTTTTGAGAGGATATGTAAAAATCAGAATAAAGGGATACTCCCCGGAGCGTTTTTTAAATCTGTGCAGTCATCATCAGATCGATATCTGGGGACTTCAGCCCTGTAAAAATTCTTATGAGATGTATGTAAAGCTGAAGGATTTTCGGAAAATCCGTCCGATCGTGAGAAAAACGCGCACGAAGGTCGTTTTAGTGGAACGCTTCGGCATGCCATTTTTTCTAACAAGATGTCAGAGCAGAACATGGTTTCTCGCAGGAGCTGTGCTCTGTATACTCCTGTTGATGTTCTACACTTCGTTTATCTGGGATATCCATTTTGAAGGAAATGAAAAATGGACGGATGAAGTACTGCTTCAATTTCTGGAGCAGGAGAAGATCACACCTGCCATGCCAAAAGGGAAGGTAGACTGCGCGGATATCGTGCGGAAGATTCGGCAGAAATATGATGATATTGTGTGGGTCTCAGCCTCCATCGATGGAAGCAGGCTGAAAATACAGATCAAGGAGAATGAAGATACGTTTCAGGAGGTGCAAAAGGAAGAAAAACCCTGTGATCTGATCGCAGAACAGGACGGGGTGATCACAAAGATGGTGACACGTTCCGGAGTTCCCATGGTGCATGTCGGGGATCAGGTGAAAAAGGGGGATATCCTTGTGTCAGGCAGAATCGAGGTGTGCAATGATGCAAAAGAGGTGGTAGAATATCAGTATGAGCAGGCAGATGCGGATATTAGGGCAGACACGCAGACAGAATATGAGGATGAAATCAGCACATACTATGAAGAAAAGAGGTATCAGAACCAAAAACGGATGCAGGTTTTTGTGGAATTTAAAAACTGGGAATGTCATCTTGGAAGTGTGAAAAATTCTTTTCCGAAAAGTGAACAATATGTGATGAAACGTCAGGTGACCCTGGGAGAAAATTTTCATCTTCCACTATTTTATGGGGTAAAAGTTGCAAAATCATACCAGATAAAAGAAAAAAGATATACAAATGAAGAAATTCAAAAGAAATTGAGCGAAAACTTCAAACAATTTTCAAAGGAATTGAAGGAAAAAGGTATTCAAATACAGGGAAATAGTGTTAAAATACACATAGGCAAAAAATCTGCGGTTGCAAAAGGGAGCTTATACCTGAATGAAGACATTGCAAAAAAAGCAGATACAGAAATATTAGAGATTGAAAGGAATAAGAAGGATGAGTCTTTCAGAACTGATGATTGA
- a CDS encoding DUF4318 domain-containing protein: MKKEIIIFKDQKPTKEEICHSIEHFCMDHSIDCICVTRRDRILYKIDGELYQTKIQEDHLDQPSYWMIICFLSR, from the coding sequence ATGAAAAAAGAAATTATCATTTTTAAGGATCAAAAACCTACAAAAGAAGAAATCTGCCACAGTATTGAGCACTTCTGTATGGATCACAGTATCGACTGCATCTGTGTTACCAGACGAGATCGTATCCTATATAAAATAGACGGTGAACTTTATCAAACTAAAATACAGGAAGATCATCTGGATCAACCTTCGTATTGGATGATTATCTGCTTTTTAAGCAGATAA
- a CDS encoding aminoacyl-histidine dipeptidase — MNYKITGYKPEKLFHFFEDISAIPRGSANEKAISDYLVAFAEERNLWYHRDALFNVIIKKPASAGAKEKPAVMLQGHTDMVCEKLAGVAHDFTTDPLDLIIKDGVLSANGTTLGGDNGAAVACMLAILDDDTLTHPALECVFTTQEEIGLNGAEALDKSLLSARTMINLDSEDEGVATVSCAGGLRFGLTRPITRSKKEGMLLHLEATGLLGGHSGTDINKEHQNANLLMARMINHLFHNTDALLVDFNGGTKDNAIPRETSATLFYSDEVAAKNAENLALALSADFSSEICPYEPAFQFLVSTENGTADVISAEDGKAFITAMCLAPNGVQFRNMNLDGFTVTSLNLGIAATDETSASLVFAPRSSVATLMSALKEKLCLLAETFGFEVSMHGEYPGWSFAEVSPIRDVFVQSYKELFHDDLKIEAIHAGLECGLFSDAIPGLDAIAVGPTIRGCHTPDEHLPLDSFERFYELLTDVLKKLA; from the coding sequence ATGAATTATAAAATCACAGGATACAAACCAGAAAAATTATTTCACTTTTTCGAAGACATCAGTGCCATTCCTCGTGGCTCTGCCAACGAGAAAGCAATCAGTGACTATCTCGTGGCATTTGCCGAAGAACGAAATCTGTGGTATCACCGGGATGCACTTTTCAATGTGATCATCAAAAAGCCTGCAAGCGCAGGGGCTAAAGAAAAACCGGCCGTTATGCTGCAGGGGCATACGGACATGGTATGTGAAAAACTCGCAGGCGTTGCACATGATTTTACAACAGACCCTCTGGATCTGATCATAAAAGACGGCGTACTCTCCGCAAACGGCACTACCCTTGGCGGGGACAACGGAGCTGCCGTTGCATGCATGCTTGCGATCCTAGATGACGATACACTGACACATCCGGCACTGGAATGTGTGTTCACTACACAGGAAGAGATCGGATTGAACGGAGCAGAAGCACTGGATAAATCCCTTCTTTCAGCTCGTACCATGATCAATCTGGATTCCGAGGACGAGGGAGTTGCCACAGTCAGCTGTGCAGGAGGACTTCGTTTCGGTCTCACCCGTCCAATCACCCGCAGTAAAAAAGAAGGGATGCTGCTCCATCTGGAGGCGACCGGACTTCTGGGCGGACATTCCGGAACAGATATCAACAAAGAACATCAGAATGCCAATCTGTTGATGGCTCGTATGATCAATCATCTGTTCCACAATACCGATGCCCTTTTAGTTGATTTTAACGGCGGTACAAAGGACAATGCCATCCCTCGTGAGACATCCGCAACTCTGTTCTATTCTGATGAAGTTGCTGCAAAAAATGCGGAAAATCTGGCTTTGGCACTCTCTGCTGACTTTTCATCCGAGATCTGTCCGTATGAGCCGGCATTTCAGTTCCTTGTAAGCACAGAAAACGGAACTGCAGATGTGATCTCTGCCGAGGATGGAAAAGCCTTTATCACGGCAATGTGTCTTGCGCCAAACGGTGTACAATTCCGCAACATGAACCTGGACGGTTTTACAGTCACTTCGTTAAATCTCGGAATTGCAGCAACTGATGAGACAAGTGCATCCCTTGTATTTGCACCACGTTCTTCTGTTGCCACACTGATGAGCGCACTCAAAGAAAAGCTCTGCCTTCTGGCAGAAACCTTCGGTTTCGAAGTCAGCATGCACGGCGAGTATCCGGGCTGGAGTTTTGCAGAAGTTTCTCCGATCCGCGATGTTTTTGTGCAAAGCTACAAAGAACTGTTCCACGATGATCTGAAGATCGAAGCCATCCATGCAGGTCTGGAATGTGGACTTTTCTCTGATGCGATCCCTGGACTAGATGCCATTGCAGTCGGCCCTACGATCCGCGGATGCCACACACCGGATGAACATCTGCCGCTGGATTCTTTCGAACGGTTCTATGAGCTCTTGACAGATGTCTTAAAAAAGCTTGCATAG
- a CDS encoding Dabb family protein — protein MVHHIVMWKFKPEIEEERKADLKKDMEANLSSLIGKVPGLLSVSFVSEPFASSTHDMALVTTFEKAEDIKAYSAHPEHVKVADIYVRPFVTERACLDYRD, from the coding sequence ATGGTACATCATATTGTAATGTGGAAGTTCAAACCGGAAATCGAAGAGGAGAGAAAAGCAGACCTCAAAAAAGATATGGAAGCGAATCTGAGCAGTCTGATTGGAAAGGTACCGGGACTTTTAAGTGTATCGTTTGTGAGTGAACCATTTGCGTCAAGCACGCATGATATGGCGCTTGTGACAACGTTTGAAAAAGCGGAAGATATCAAAGCGTATTCTGCACATCCGGAGCATGTCAAAGTAGCGGATATATATGTGCGTCCGTTTGTGACAGAGCGTGCATGTCTGGATTATCGGGACTAG
- a CDS encoding OPT family oligopeptide transporter, whose protein sequence is MSDNKNNFKPYIPADRVVPEFTVTSLLIGILLAIVFGAANAYLGLRVGMTISASIPAAVISMGIIRVILRRDSILENNLVQTIGSAGESVAAGAIFTLPALFLWAKEGTIDSPSMITIFLVALVGGLLGVAFMVPLRQALIVEEHGTLPFPEGTACAEVLLAGEEGGSKAGTVFSGLGIAAAYKFIADGLKVFPSEIGYDIKAYAGSSVGVQVLPALAGVGYICGPKISSYMLAGSTLSWFVLMPAIALFGADAQAIFPGTDPIAQMAPSDLWGTYIKYIGAGAVATGGVISLIKSLPLIAKTFKQAMQSMKKKSSASALRTEQDIPMPFLLVMILVIGIAIWLVPAFPVNPIGALIVIVFGFFFATVSSRMVGLIGSSNNPVSGMAIATLLIATLLLKATGTTGVKGMTGAIAIGGIICVIAAIAGDCSQDLKTGFIVGATPKKQQIGEMIGVVVSAAAIGFVLQLLDNAWGYGSEAIPAPQATMMKMLVEGIMSAELPWSLILIGVCVAIVMEILKVPVMPFAVGMYLPFSLNAGIMAGGLVRLFMDKRNVSEKEKKASVDHGILFTSGLIAGEGLMGVILAIFAVAKLDKIIDLSKKFSIGEIGSLIVFILLLLYLARVCIKGGKKSE, encoded by the coding sequence ATGTCTGATAACAAAAATAATTTCAAGCCGTATATCCCGGCCGACCGTGTCGTACCGGAGTTCACGGTAACCTCTCTCCTGATTGGTATTCTGCTCGCCATCGTTTTCGGTGCGGCGAATGCATATCTGGGTCTGCGTGTCGGTATGACGATCTCCGCCTCTATTCCGGCGGCGGTTATTTCCATGGGAATCATCCGCGTCATCCTTCGCAGAGACTCCATTCTGGAAAACAACCTTGTCCAGACGATCGGTTCTGCCGGTGAATCCGTTGCAGCCGGAGCAATCTTTACGCTCCCTGCCCTGTTCCTGTGGGCAAAAGAAGGAACGATCGATTCTCCGAGTATGATCACAATCTTTCTTGTTGCATTAGTAGGTGGTCTTCTCGGTGTTGCTTTTATGGTTCCTCTGCGTCAGGCACTGATCGTAGAAGAACACGGCACACTTCCGTTTCCGGAAGGTACTGCCTGTGCAGAAGTTCTTCTTGCCGGAGAAGAAGGCGGAAGCAAAGCAGGTACGGTATTCTCCGGTCTGGGAATCGCTGCCGCTTACAAATTTATCGCAGACGGACTGAAAGTCTTCCCAAGTGAGATTGGATATGACATCAAAGCCTATGCCGGTTCTTCCGTTGGAGTCCAGGTACTCCCTGCACTGGCAGGTGTCGGTTACATCTGCGGACCGAAGATTTCCAGCTATATGCTGGCCGGAAGTACATTGAGCTGGTTTGTACTGATGCCTGCCATCGCACTGTTCGGTGCAGATGCACAGGCAATTTTCCCTGGGACCGATCCGATTGCCCAGATGGCTCCAAGTGATCTCTGGGGAACTTACATCAAATATATCGGTGCAGGTGCTGTTGCAACCGGTGGTGTGATCAGTCTGATCAAGAGCCTTCCGCTCATTGCGAAGACCTTTAAACAGGCAATGCAGAGTATGAAAAAGAAAAGCAGTGCTTCAGCACTGCGTACAGAGCAGGACATTCCGATGCCATTCTTACTTGTTATGATCCTGGTGATCGGAATTGCCATCTGGCTGGTGCCGGCATTCCCGGTTAATCCAATCGGCGCTCTGATCGTTATTGTATTTGGATTCTTCTTTGCAACCGTTTCTTCCCGTATGGTAGGACTCATCGGATCTTCCAACAACCCGGTATCCGGTATGGCGATCGCAACACTTCTGATCGCCACATTACTTCTGAAAGCTACCGGTACAACCGGAGTGAAAGGTATGACTGGTGCCATCGCAATTGGTGGTATTATCTGTGTCATCGCAGCGATTGCCGGAGACTGTTCACAGGATTTGAAGACCGGATTTATTGTCGGTGCAACTCCAAAGAAACAGCAGATCGGTGAGATGATCGGTGTCGTTGTTTCTGCTGCTGCGATCGGATTTGTATTGCAGCTTCTGGACAATGCATGGGGATATGGATCTGAAGCGATCCCTGCTCCACAGGCAACGATGATGAAAATGCTGGTAGAAGGTATCATGAGCGCAGAACTTCCATGGTCACTGATCCTGATTGGTGTCTGTGTAGCAATCGTCATGGAAATCCTGAAAGTTCCGGTAATGCCGTTTGCAGTCGGTATGTACCTTCCATTCAGCTTAAATGCCGGAATTATGGCCGGCGGACTTGTCCGTCTGTTCATGGACAAACGAAACGTCTCTGAAAAAGAGAAAAAGGCAAGCGTGGATCACGGAATCCTCTTCACATCCGGTCTGATCGCCGGAGAAGGATTGATGGGTGTCATCCTCGCAATCTTTGCCGTTGCAAAATTAGATAAGATCATCGATCTCTCCAAAAAATTCTCAATCGGAGAAATCGGAAGCTTAATTGTATTTATCCTGCTTTTATTATATCTCGCAAGAGTATGTATCAAAGGCGGAAAGAAAAGCGAATAA
- a CDS encoding dihydrodipicolinate synthase family protein, whose product MEELLEYQISHHTNAIVVAGTTGESACLSDEEHLRLIQFTCRIVNGRIPVIAGAGSNNTSHAQLLCKNAQNEELLEIPNVTAVKEASGNFSQLAKITSRYRDRLDIYCGNDDQAVSALALGAKGVISVLSNIEALLESLTSDINPVPVKTAMNMMGLSVGPCRLPLCPMDDFAAQQLKNCLKLYHLLSE is encoded by the coding sequence ATGGAAGAACTTTTAGAATATCAGATTTCACATCATACGAATGCCATCGTAGTCGCTGGAACAACCGGAGAATCTGCCTGTTTAAGCGATGAAGAACATCTGCGTCTGATTCAGTTCACCTGCCGAATTGTCAATGGAAGAATCCCTGTAATTGCAGGTGCTGGTTCTAATAACACAAGCCACGCACAACTTTTATGTAAAAACGCGCAAAATGAGGAACTGTTGGAAATTCCAAATGTGACAGCTGTCAAGGAGGCCAGTGGAAATTTTTCGCAGCTTGCAAAAATCACTTCCCGTTATCGTGATCGCCTTGATATCTACTGCGGAAATGACGACCAGGCTGTATCTGCCCTTGCTCTTGGAGCAAAGGGTGTAATCTCCGTTCTTTCGAATATTGAAGCACTCCTGGAATCGCTGACCTCTGACATCAATCCGGTTCCAGTCAAGACTGCCATGAACATGATGGGACTTTCGGTCGGTCCCTGCCGTCTCCCACTGTGTCCAATGGATGATTTTGCTGCACAACAGCTAAAAAACTGTCTGAAACTTTATCATCTTCTTTCGGAATAA
- a CDS encoding NCS2 family permease, with translation MNLDKIFHLKENNTNVKTEILAGVTTFMTMAYILAVNPNILAEAGMDHGAVFTATALAAFIGTLCMAIFANYPFALAPGMGLNAYFAYTVVLQMGYSWKVALAAVLVEGIIFILLSLLSVREAIFDAIPYNLKKAVSVGIGLFIAFIGLQNAKVVIGGSTLLSLFSLDGYNKNLAAAAGGKDFVAASMNDVGITVLLAIIGIIITGIMVVKNVKGNILWGILITWVLGIICQFAGLYVPNPELGFYSLLPDFSAGISIPSLSPIFAKFSLEGVPILEFVVIVFAFLFVDLFDTLGTLIGVSSKANMLDKDGKLPRIKGALLADAVGTTAGAVLGTSTTTTFVESSSGVAEGGRTGLTAVTTAVLFGLSLFLSPIFLAIPSFATAPALVIVGFYMLSAVTDINFADAAEGIPAFICIAAMPFFYSISEGISMGVLSYVFLNLLTGKAKKISPVMYVLAVLFVLKYLLI, from the coding sequence ATGAATCTTGACAAAATTTTTCACTTGAAAGAAAACAACACAAATGTCAAAACCGAGATTCTTGCGGGTGTCACAACATTTATGACAATGGCCTATATTCTGGCTGTAAACCCGAATATTCTGGCAGAGGCAGGAATGGATCACGGAGCGGTCTTCACAGCGACAGCTCTGGCAGCGTTCATCGGTACGTTATGTATGGCAATCTTTGCAAACTATCCGTTTGCACTGGCGCCGGGAATGGGACTGAATGCGTACTTTGCATACACGGTTGTACTCCAGATGGGGTATTCCTGGAAGGTCGCGCTGGCAGCAGTACTGGTAGAGGGTATTATCTTTATTCTGTTATCACTGCTGAGTGTGCGCGAGGCAATCTTTGATGCAATCCCGTATAATCTGAAAAAGGCGGTGTCGGTCGGAATCGGCCTGTTTATCGCATTTATCGGATTGCAAAATGCGAAGGTTGTGATCGGAGGCTCTACGCTTTTAAGTTTGTTCTCTTTAGATGGATACAATAAGAATCTGGCTGCGGCAGCAGGGGGCAAAGATTTCGTAGCGGCAAGCATGAATGATGTGGGGATCACAGTGCTGCTGGCAATCATCGGAATTATCATTACCGGAATCATGGTAGTCAAAAATGTAAAAGGAAATATTTTATGGGGAATTCTGATTACATGGGTATTAGGAATTATCTGTCAGTTTGCCGGACTGTATGTTCCGAATCCGGAGCTTGGATTTTATTCACTGCTTCCTGATTTCAGTGCAGGAATCAGCATTCCAAGTCTTTCTCCGATCTTTGCAAAATTCAGTTTAGAAGGCGTGCCGATTCTGGAATTTGTTGTGATCGTATTTGCATTCTTGTTTGTAGATTTGTTTGATACACTGGGAACTTTGATCGGAGTTTCTTCTAAGGCAAATATGCTGGATAAAGACGGAAAGCTTCCAAGGATCAAAGGAGCGCTCCTGGCGGATGCAGTTGGAACAACAGCAGGAGCAGTACTCGGAACCTCTACAACAACGACATTTGTAGAAAGCTCTTCCGGTGTTGCAGAAGGAGGACGCACAGGATTGACTGCAGTAACGACTGCTGTTTTATTTGGTCTGTCCTTGTTCTTGTCACCGATCTTTCTGGCAATTCCATCCTTCGCCACAGCGCCGGCGCTTGTGATTGTAGGATTTTACATGCTGAGTGCAGTGACAGATATTAATTTTGCAGATGCAGCCGAGGGAATCCCGGCATTTATCTGTATCGCAGCAATGCCGTTTTTCTATAGCATTTCTGAAGGAATCTCTATGGGAGTTCTCTCCTATGTATTCCTGAATCTGCTGACAGGAAAAGCGAAAAAGATCAGTCCGGTTATGTATGTACTGGCAGTCTTGTTTGTATTGAAATATCTGTTGATTTAG